The Streptomyces rubrogriseus genomic sequence TCGACCTGGTCCTTGACGCGCCGGTCGTAGAGGTCGCGGATCGCGGGCAGGGTGTCCTCGGACAGCTCCGGCAGCCGGGCGGCGTCCGTGTTGGCACGGGCCTGCTCGGGCGAACGGGCGCCCGGGATCACACTCGTCACGCCGGGCTGCTGGACGATCCAGCGCAGCGCCAGCTGGGCCGGGGTGTATCCCTCGGGCGCGAGCGCGGCGAACTCGGCGGCGGCCTCCACCCCGGTGGCGTAGTCCACGCCGGAGAAGGTCTCGCCCTGGTCGAAGGCCTCGCCGTGCCGGTTGAAGTTGCGGTGGTCGTTGGCCGCGAACACGGTGTCCTTGGTGTACTTGCCGGTCAGCAGGCCGGACGCCAGCGGCACCCGGGCGATGATGCCGACGCCGGCCTCGCGGGCCGCGGGCAGGACCTCGCGCAGGGGCTTCATCCGGAACGGGTTGAGGATGATCTGAACGCTCGCCACGTTCGGCCGGGCGATCGCGGTCAGCGCCTCCGCGCACGTCTCGACGCTCACGCCGTACGCGGCGACGCGCTCCTCCTCGACGAGGGTGTCCAGGGCGTCGAACACCTCGTCGCTGGAGTAGACGGGCGTCGGCGGGCAGTGCAGCTGCACCAGGTCGAGGCGGTCGACGCCGAGGTTGCGGCGGGAACGGTCGTTCCACTCCCGGAAGTTGTCCAGGACGTAGTTCTGCGGGACCTGCTCGACCCGGCGGCCCATCTTGGTGGCGACCAGGACGTGCAGGTCCGGCCTGCTCGCCAGGAAGGTCGCGATGGTCTGCTCGCTGCGGCCGTCGCCGTAGACGTCCGCCGTGTCGAAGAAGGTCACCCCCGACTCGGCCGCCGCCTCCAGCACCGCGAGGGCTTCCTTGTCGTCTACGTCTCCCCAGTCGGCGCCCAGTTGCCAGGTGCCGAGGCCGACCACCGACGCGTGCTGATCCGACCTGCCGAAAGTGCGCTCGTCCATGGTGTCAGTCTGTCATCCGCGGTGCGCGGGCACCGCGTCGGGACGCCCGGAGCGGACCCGTCCGTCGCCGGCGGCGAGTCTGCGTGCCTGGACGGTGCGCGCGATCACGGGCCCCAGCCGGCGCTTGACCCTGCGCAGCGTCTCCAGCCGGCCGGCCGCCCGGTCGATCCGGTAGTACAGCCGGGGCGGGAGGTGCGGCAGCAGCGGCGAGTGGCGCTGGCCGAGCAGGGCGAACATCTGCTCCGGCGGCAGGTGGATGTAGCGGGGCAGGTTCTCGTACCACTGGGCGCTGAGTCGGGCCGCGCTCTGCACCGGCAGCAGGGCCGCCCGCCGTTCGCGTTCGTAGTGGGCGAGGGCCTCCGGCAGGGTGTCCCGCTCGCGCAGGGCGGTGGCCAGGGCCATGGCGTCCTCCAGGGCGAGCGTGGTGCCGGCGCCGATGGAGTAGTGCGTGGTGTGGGCGGCGTCGCCGAGCAGGACGAGGTTGTCCCGCGACCAGGTGCGGTTGGTGAGGGTGCGGAAGACGGGCCAGGCGGTACCGGCCCGCCCGGAGGACCGCGCGGTGAGCGGGTGTCCGTCCAGGACGTCGGCGAAGAGCTTCTCCAGCAGGACGAGCCCCTCGGCCTCGTCGGCGCGGTCCAGGCCCAGGCCGGTCCAGGTCCCGGGCGCGCACTCGACGACGCAGGTGCTGCCCTCGGGGCCGAAACCGTAGCCGTACGCCCAGATCCAGCCGTGGTCGGTCTCGACGAAGGCGAAGGTGAAGGCGTCGAAGACCTTGGTGGTGCCGAGCCACACGTAGTGGTCGCGGCCGCCGGTGATCTCGGTGCCGAAGTGGTCGGCGTGGTGGGTGCGCAGGGCGCTGCCCGCCCCGTCGGCCGCCACCACGAGGTCGGCGGCGGGCGGGTTCGCGCCGGTGACCGAATGCTCGAACGCCAGGCGCACGCCCAGCTCGCGGGCGCGGGCGGCGAGGATCGCGAGGAGCCGGTGGCGGCCGATGCCGAAGCCCTCGTCGCCGTGGTGCCGGGTGGCCAGGCCGCCGACGTGGGCGACACCGTCCCGCCAGCGCACGGAGTGCTCCTCGACGGCGCGGGCGGAGTCGGGGTCGTGCTCGCGGAGCCGGTCGAGCAGTCCGCGCCAGTAGGTGACGCCCCAGCCGTAGGTGGAGCCCTCCGGATCGCGTTCGTACACGGTGACGTCATGGGCCGGGTCCTGCCGCTTCAGCAGGATCGACAGATACAGTCCGGCGGGCCCACCGCCGACGCAGGCGACCTTCACACACACCCCTGGTATGCACTCATTACGGTCATTACGGTCATTCGGGACCGCAGAGTAACAAGGCAGGGGCCGCGGACGGGGGCTACACGGCCGTGGGGGTCGTCGGGGTCATCCGGTGGCCACCGTGCGGCACTCCGGGTGGCCCCAGCCCTGGTCGTTCTTGGCGATGGGTTCGCCGGCCGCGTACGAGCGGCCGCACAGGCAGCGTCCGGGGAACTTCGCCTTGATGGTGCGGGCCGAGGAGCCGCCGCCGCCCTTTCGTGCCGCGCCGGACGACCCCCGGCGCGGTGCCTTGCGGGCCGCCGGAACGTCGGGGGCGGGCGGCGGCTCCGGGGAGCCGAGACCGCTGCCCGCGGCTTCCTGGACGACGGCCGCCTGGCTGGCGGCACGGTCGGCGAAGTCGTTGAGCCGGTCGCCGTCCACCTGGTGGGCGGGTACGTAGCGGAACTCGACGGAGCGGCCGTCGAGCAGCTCGTCGATGCGCACGACCAGCTCCTGGTTGGCGACCGGCTTGCCGGCGGCCGTCTTCCAGCCGTTGCGCTTCCAACCGGGCAGCCAGGTGGTGACGGCCTTCATGGCGTACTGCGAGTCCATCCGGACCTCGAGCGGCACGTCGGGGTCGGTGGACGCCAGCAGGCGCTCCAGCGCGGTCAGTTCGGCGATGTTGTTGGTGGCCCTGCCCAGCGGGCCGGCCTCCCAGCGGACCGGGTTCTCCGACGCGTCGGCGACCACCCAGGCCCAGCCGGCCGGACCCGGGTTTCCCTTCGAAGCCCCGTCGCACGCGGCCACTGCACGTTCACGCATGCGCCCGATCATGCCATGGCCCGGCGGGGCTTCCGGACAGGGCTCAGGAGACGTCCGTGACCTCGGGCATCTCTCCCTCGGTGGTCGTGACGTCGATCACCGAGAAGCTCGCGCCCTGCGGGTCGCTCAGCGCCGCGAACCGGCCGAAGGGGGTCGTGACCGGACCGAACCGCAGGATGCCGCCCCGCTCGGTGGCGCGGGACACGGCCGCGTCGCAGTCGCCGACGGTGAAGTAGACGTTGATGTAGGGCGGGACCTCGGGCGGGAAGTCCTCCGTCATGGCCATGCGGCCCAGGACGGGGTCGTCGCCGAGGTCGAAGAGGCGGAAGTCCACCTGGTCGTCCTGCATCTGCCGGGCCCGGTAGGAGAAGACCGCGGGGAAGAAGGCGTCCGACTTCGCGGGCTCGCGGGTGAAGACCTCGGCCCAGCAGTACGCGCCGGGGACGGCCGTCGCCTCGAAGCCCTCGTGCCTGTCGCCCTGCCAGACTCCGAAGACCACCCCGCTCGGGTCGCGGGCCAGGCACATGGTGCCGAAGTCGCCGACCTTCATCGGCTCCAGCAGCAGCTCACCGCCGGCCTCGCGGATCCGCCCGGCGGTCGCCGCCGCGTCCGGGGAGGCGAAGTAGAGGCACCACTGGGACTGGTCCTCGTGACCGGGCGGGGGCGGGACCACGGCGGCCACCGCCTTGCCGTCCGCGTAGCACTGGGTGTAGTTGCCGAACTCCGTCGACGACTCGCCGAAGGTCCAGCCGAGGACGTCGCCGTAGAAGCTCTTGGCTCCCTCGACGTCGGTGAACATCGCGTCGGCCCAGCAAGGGGCCCCTTGGGGTTGCACGGCCATGACTGCCGCCTCCTGTACGGACAAATGGTTCGGACTGCGAGGGGACGGAACGACCCGGACCCGGTCCGGTTCCTCACGCTAGCCATCCCGTCCCCGCCCCGCGCGCCGGCGGCGCGTCACTCCCCGGCGTACGCCTGCTCCAGTGCGGCGATGTCGAGCTTGCGCATCGACATCATGGCCTTGTTGGCCCGCGCCACCCTGGCGGGATCGGGGTCGCGGAACATCTCCTCGAGCCGACGCGGGACGACCTGCCAGGACACGCCGAACCGGTCCTTGAGCCAGCCGCAGGGCCCGTCCTCGCCGCCGCCCTCGGTGAGCCTGGTCCAGTAGTGGTCGACCTCGTCCTGGTCCTCGCAGGTGATCTGGAAGGAGATCGCCTCGTTGAACGTGAACTGCGGGCCGCCGTTGAGGCCCACGAACTTCTGGCCGTTGGCGGTGAACTCGACGGTCAGCACCGAGCCGGCGGGCTGCGGAGCTCCCTCGGGGTAGCGGGTGACGGCGCCGATGCCGGAGTTCTTGAAGACGGAGACGTAGAAGTGGGCGGCGTCCTCGGCGTCGCCGTCGAACCACAGGCAGGTGGTGAATCCGTCGGTGCTCATGAGTACCTCCAGGGAGCGGAACACGGTCACCACTGTCGACCGGCGCGGACCGCGGAACTCATCGCTCTGCCGGTGGCGAATCTGCCGCGGGCAGAGAAGTCCCCTGTCCGGGCCTCGACGGGCCGAGAGTGGAGGAACCGCGGCGCCGTTCGGCCGCACACCCCGCACCACCCCCGCACGGCCGGCCACGCCTGGCCACGACTCGACAAGGAGCGCCGATGTCTCCATTCACCGCCGGCCCCGCCCCGGCCCGAACGCCCAGGGCCGAGGAGGGCGACACCCCCGCGACCCGGTTCGACGACCGGCTCGCCGAGCAGCTGCTCGACCAGCGGATCGTGCTCCTCGGCACGCAGGTCGACGAGGTCTCCGCGAACCGGGTCTGCGCGCAGCTGCTGATCCTGTCCGCACAGGACCCGCGCACCGACATCAGCCTGTACGTCAACAGCCCCGGCGGCTCCGTGCACGCGGGGCTCGCCATCTACGACACCATGCGGCTGATCCCCAACGACGTCTCGACGCTCGCCATGGGCTTCGCCGCCAGCATGGGGCAGTTCCTGCTGAGCGTGGGCACCGCTGGCAAGCGCTACGCGCTGCCGAACGCGCGGATCATGATGCACCAGCCCTCGGCGGGCATCGGCGGCACCACCGCCGACATCGAGATCCAGGCGGACAACCTGGACTTCACCAAGCGGACCATCGAGCGGATCACCGCCGAGCACACCGGTCAGAGCCCCGAGACCATCTCCCGGGACGGCGACCGCGACCGCTGGTTCACGGCCGAGGAGGCCAGGGAGTACGGAATGGTGGACCAGGTCGTGCAGTCCCTCGCGGACGTGCGCCCGGCCGCCACCAGGCGACGGATGGGACTGTGACATGGGCAGCTACACGATTCCGAACGTCGTCGAGCGGACCCCGCAGGGCGAACGGTCCTACGACGTGTTCAGCCGGCTGCTGTCCGAGCGGATCATCTTCCTGGGGACCGAGATCGACGACGGCGTGGCCAACGTCGTGATCGCACAGCTCCTGCACCTGGAGTCGTCGGCCCCCGAGAGCGAGATCGCCGTCTACATCAACTCTCCCGGCGGCTCGTTCACGTCGCTGATGGCGATCTACGACACGATGACCTTCGTGCAGGCGCCGATCTCGACGTTCTGTGTGGGGCAGGCGGCGTCCACGGCGGCCGTCCTGCTGGCGGGCGGGGACCCCGGGCGGCGGTTCGTGCTCGAGCACGCGCGGGTCCTGCTGGGGCAGCCGGCCAGCGGCGGCCGCCAGGGCACGGTGTCCGACCTGGCACTCCAGGCCAAGGAGATGGTGCGGATCCGCTCCCAGGTGGAGGAGGTGCTGGCCCGCCACACGCACCACGACGTCGCGACGCTGCGTGCGGACATGGACCGGGACAAGGTGTTCACCGCCCAGGAGGCGGTGGCCTACGGGCTGGCCGACGAGGTGCTCGCGCGGCGCCTGGCGAGGGTCTGAGCCGCCGGGCCGGCGTCCCCGCGGTGCGGGGGCGCCGGCCCGTGCGCGTCCTCAGGCGGCCAGGCACATCCCGTCGAACCGCGCGCCGGACGCCCCGCGGCCCGCTCCCGGGCCGGTGTGCCGGGAGGTGAGCCGGATCAGCTCGCCCTGCGCGCGGGCGAGCAGGTCGCCCAGACCCAGTCCGAGGGCGCCCGCGGCGGCGGCCAGTACTTCGGAGGACGCCTCCTTGCGGCCGCGCTCCACCTCCGAGAGGTAGGGCATGGAGATCCGGGCGGCCTCGGCGACCTCCTTCAGCGTGCGCTCCTGCTCCAGGCGTTCACGCCGCAGGACGTCTCCGACCAGGTCGCGCCACAGGGGCTCTCGCGCGGTGGGCGGCCTTCGCTCCGGGGGAACCGGTGAGGCGGCGGGCCGCACCCCCGGGCGCGTGGCCTGCGGGCGCGTGGCCTGCGGGCGCGTGGCCTGCGGGCGCGTGGCCTGCGGGCGCGTGGCCTGTGGGCGCAGCGGAATGACGCGGGCTTCGTTCGGCACGTGGCTGGTCACCTCCTCAGCCTAGGGTTCCGCGCGCGTCCCGGAAGGGTGCGGCGTTCCGCCCTCAGGAGAATCCGCGGCGCTCGCCCCAGCGGCCCGGATGCCGCGGGCCGTCGGCGGGACTAGGCTGGTCGGAAATCGGAGGCATGAGCCGTCGCGACCCGGGTACCCGCAAGCGCGAAAAGCCTAGGGAGAGCCGTGACTTTCGTGGGAGAGGCAATGCAGACCGCCGTGGTCCGTCCGCAAGCGCAGGTTGTCGGGAAGACCGCCGGGAGCGGGACGGGTGAGGGATCACCGCGGGACGTCGGGGACCCCCGGAGCGTGGCACCGCGCGACGCGCGGCAGTTGTCCCGCCAGTTCTTCCGGCGTCTGACGGAACTCGAAGAGGGCACGGCCGAGTACCAGTTCGCGCGCAACACGCTGATCGAGATGAACATGTCGCTCGTGCGGTTCGCCGCGGGCCGTTTCCGCGGTCGCGGGAACGACATGGAGGACATCGTCCAGACCGGCATGATCGGCCTGATCAAGGCCATCGACCGCTTCGAGTTGTCGCGCGAGGTCGAGTTCACGTCCTTCGCGCTGCCCTACATCGTCGGCGAGATCAAGCGCTTCTTCCGGGACACCACCTGGGCGGTGCACGTCCCGCGCCGGCTCCAGGAGCTGCGCGTGGAGCTGGCCAGGGCCCGCGAGGAGCTCTCCACCCGCCTGGACCGCGAGCCCACGGTCGCCGAACTCGCCACGCTGATGAACATCGGCGAGGACCAGGTGATCGAGGGCCAGATCGCGTCCAACGGCTACAACTCCTCCTCGCTGGACGCCGCGCTGACCGGTGACGGACCCGAGAACGGCGAGTCGGTGCTGGCGGACTTCATCGGTGTGGAGGAGGACGGGCTGCGGCTCGTGGAGGACTTCCACTCGCTGGCCCCGCTGATGGCCGAGCTGAGCGAGCGGGACCGGCAGATCATCCACCTGCGGTTCGTGGAGGAGGCCACCCAGGCGGAGATCGGCGAACGGCTCGGCTGCTCGCAGATGCACGTGTCCCGGCTGATCAAGCGGATCATCACCCGGCTGCGCGAGGGCATGCTGGGCGAACTCGGCTGCGCCTGAGCCCCGCCGCGCGGTGGTGCCCGTCAGCCTTCGGTGAGGGGCACCACCGCGCGCACCCGCTTGCCGACCGGCACGCGTTCGACGACGACCGTCTCCACCAGGGCGTGCACGATCTCCAGGCCGTGCTGCCCGATGCGTTCGGGGTCGCGGGGGAAGCGCTCCGGCACCGCGCCGCTGCTGTCGTACACGGTCACCGCCACCGAGGCGCCCGTCCCCTCGAGCTCCAGGATGTACGGCCCCATGCTGTGCCGGTCCGCGTTGGTGACCAGCTCGCTCACCACGAGGAGCACCGCCCCGTCGGCGCGGGGGCCGATCGTGGCGCACCACTCGGTCCTCAGCTGGTCGAGGAAGAGCGAGGCGAAGGAACGCGCCTGCGCTATGCATCCCGGCTCGCCGGAGTAGTGTGCCGCCCGCCTGAGCGGTTCAACGGGTACGTCGAAACCAGTCGGTATCACTGCCCCGTCCAGGTACTCGGTCATGCGTTTCTCTCTCGGAAGCCGGACTGGCCGGACGCTGCTGCACCTGTCCTCGTACCCCGAGTCGCGCGTCGCAGTCCACGTCTCTTCGCAGTGCGGGCATCGTCACAGTGGTCCGGGGAACCCGTGGCGTCGAGAAGGGTGTGCGATCTGGACGGGGGAAGGGTGTGCGATGGACGAACTGATGGCCGCGCGAAGCCTCACCACCCGGCCGGTGGTCACCCTCGGCGGCGATGCGGTCGCCCACGTCAAGGACACCGTATGCGACGCCGCCGCGGAGCGGATCACCGGTTTCACCCTGACGGGGCGGGGCCTGCTGTCCGGCCCGCTCAAGGAGGGCCTGCCGTGGTCGGCCGTGTACGCGCTGGGCCATGACGCGGTGATGATCCGGGACCGGCGGGGCCTGGTGAACGCGGCGGCGATGACGGCGCACCAGCAGAACCTCCGGGCCCGGTTGCGGGGGGCGAGGGTGCTGACCGAGGCGGGGACGGAGATCGGCACGGTGCTCGACGTCGTGGTGGAGGGCGGCACCGGCGGCCGGGTGGTCGGCTTCCGGGTGGCGGCGAGCCGGCGGTTCGTGCCGGGCCCCACCCGGCACCGGCGCCGGGTGTACGTGCCGCGCGGCCGGACGCTCACCGTCAGCGGCCGGGCCCTGGTGCTTCCCGACGGCGCGGTCCGGCACGTCGCCGACGACCTGCCCGGTTTCACCGCCCTGGTCGGCGGTGTGCCCGGCCCGTGGCAGGGGTCGCTGCCGTGATGCTCTTCACCGAGGTGTGCGGGCTGCCGGTGATACCGCAGGAGGGCGCCGCGCCGCTCGGCACCGTGACGTCCCTGGACGTAGACGTGGTCTCCGGCGCCGTCAGCCACGTCCGGTGGCGCGGCGGCCGGTTCCGGAGGGAGACGGCGCTGCCCTGGGACGCCGTGCACACCGTCGGACCGGGCGCGGTGCGGGTACGGTCCGCCGCCCTCGAAGCGGTGCCGCTCCACCACGACCACGAGTTGCTGGGCCGCCGGATCCTCACCGAGACGGGAACCGAGCGGGGCACGGTGCTGGACGTCGCGTTCGACACCCTGAGCGCCCGCCTCCTCGCGCTCTTCACCACCCGCGGCGAGCTGCCGCCCGACCGTCTGCTGGGTCTCGGCGACTACGCCCTCATCGTGCGGGCGGCCTGAACCCCGGCCGCCCCGGCGCCGGGCCCGGGGCCTAGGCCGCCGTCCGACGCGTACGGCTCTGTCGGCGGGCGTGCCCGGCGGGGGCTGCTTAGCGTGGCAGCGTGAGTCCGCGAACCCCCGCAGTACCTCCCGTACCCCCCGGGCCTCCCGGTTCCCCCGGGCCTCCGGGGTCTCCCGGGTCCCCCGGTCGGGCGGTCGCCCGGCACGGCTGGGCGCAGGCCCTGGGCACGGTGCTGGCCGGGCTGGTCGCCATGGAGGGCGTGGCGGCGCTCGGGTTGTGGGCCGCCGGTGCCGCGGACCTGCCCGACCGCGCCTTTCCCCGGGTCGTCGTGGCGACGTTCGTCACCTCCGTGGGCGGTGCGGTGGAGATGTCCGGCGACGCGGGTGAGCTGGCGGCCACCGACGCGGGTCTGACCGTGATGCCGCTGTCCGTCACCCTGACCGGCGCGCTGGTGATCGCCCGGGGCTTCCTGCGGCCGCTGCGCCACCGGGCCGTCGTCGGGACGCGGGAACTGGCCGGCTGGGCGGGGCGGATCGCCGTGCTGTGGCTGCTCGCCCTCCTCGGGGCGGGGTTCGCGGCGCGGCAGACGTTCGAGGTCTCCCTCGGTGAGGGGCTGCTGAGTGACCTCGGCGACCTGTTCGGCGTGCGTCCGACCGTCGGTTTCACCACGGACGTGCCGCTGACCGTCCTGTTCGGACTGCTGTGGCTGGCGGGGGTGCTCGTCCTCGCCCTGCTGGTCTCGCACCGGGCGCCGCTGCCCGGGCGGCTGCTGCGGCTGCGGACGTCGGTGCGGCCGGCCGCGTACGCGATGGTCGCGCTGCTGCTGGCGTACGTGGTCGTGGGCGTCGTCGTCGCGCTGGTCGTCGCCGCGACGCGGGACCGTCCGGCGGACACCTTCGCCGTGCTGCTGCTCGGGCTGCCGAACCTGGCCTGGCCCGCGCTCACGATCGGTCTCGGGGCCACCTGGAACGGGCGGGTGGAGGGGCCGTTCGGGCTCCCGATGCCGCGGGTGCTCGACGAGGTGCTGCGCACGCCGGACGTCTCGACCGTGAACGTGGGCACGCTCGCCGAGCACGACGGACGGATGTGGTGGCTCCTGGTCGCCGCGGCCGTCCTGGTCCTGTCGGCCGGATTCCTCATGGCGTCCCGCTGTCCGGCCCGGCTGCCCGCCTGGCTGCACGCCGTGCGCATGGCCGTCGCCCTGGCCCTCACCGTCCTCATGATCGGCCTGGTCGGGCGGGTCTCCGCCCACTACGGGCTGTCGGTGCTCGGCATCGGCGACCTGGGCGGCGGGCTGGCGGGGCAGGTGTTCCTGCGGCCGCGTCTGTGGGGTGCGGTGGGTCTCGCGCTGCTGTGGGGGCTGGTCGCCGGGTTCCTGGGCGCGTTGCTCGCCCGGTGGGTGGGCGGGCGGTCCCGTCGGGTCCGGCACTGAGGGGTGTCGGTCCGGGGCCGGGGTCAGGCGACGGGGACGACCAGGGGCGGCGCGGCCCGCTGCATCCGCAGCGCGTCCACGGACTCGGCCATCAGTTCGTACTCGGTGGTCTCGTCACTGGTCGCGAGGCGTACCAGATTCCCCGCGGCGAGTTCGTCGGCGACCAGCTCCTGCTGTACGTCGTCGGCGCACCAGGCGCGCAGCCTGAGCGGCACGTCGGGCGCGTCGTCGGCGACGGGAGTCAGGGCGCCGCGCGGTAAGTGGGGGGTGTCGGGCTGCGGATCCAGCCGCTCGGCGATCCACATCGCCCGGTCGCGCAGCCACCACAGGGCCAGCGCGAGGGTGGGGGCCCGGTAGGTGCCCAGGGGGACGCCGATGCGCCGGCCGTCACAGACACCGTAGGCGGTGACATGGCACAGGAATTCGTCGTGCACTGCTACCCTCCCCCGTCACTCAGCCCGCCTGCCGGTCCGGCATGACGTCCGTGCGGCTCGTGTGCTGTGCGTGAGGGCGCTGTCGCATGGTGTGAAAGGCCCTAGTGGTGAGTATGTTCACTACTGAACCACTGTCACCATGAATTTCCGGCCAGTCTCCTGGCATATTCGCGGCGTGGGTTGGCCGAAATGCCGCGCCGCCTCCGTGCCGCCTGCCATGACCCCGGGGGTAATCGACGGTGCCGACGGGCCCGGGCAGGGTGGTCGTACCGGGTCACCGGAACCGGGACCCGGCTCCTGACCAGCACGCCCACCTCATTGGAGGCTGATCGCCATGTCCGCACCCACCCGCCGTTACGAGGACGCCGTCGCCCGCTACTTCGAGGCCTGGAACGCGGGTCCGGACGCGGTGGCCAAGGCGGTCGCCGCGGCCTGGACGGAGGACGGCGGCTACACCGACCCCTTGGCCGACGTGCGCGGCCACGACGGGATCGCCGCCGTGATCGCGGCGGCGCACGAGCAGTTCCCCGGCTTCTCCTTCCGGCTGTTGGGCCCGGTCGACGGGCACCACGACACGGCGCGCTTCTCCTGGGAGCTGGTGAGCGACGCCGAGGAGGGCGGGGCGCCGGTGGCCGGGTTCGACGTGATCACCCTGGACGGCGAGGACCGCATCCGGTCGGTGTTCGGCTTCCTGGACCGGGTGCCCGCGGGGGCGTGAGCACCGGACGACGCGAACACGGCGGTTCCGGAGGCGCCGTACGCCTCCGGAACCGCCGTGCACGTCCGGTCCGGTCGGACAGGCCCTAGCCCTGGACGATCTTGTCGATGCGGGCCAGTTCGTCGGCGTCGAAATTCAGGTTCCCGATGGCCGCGACGCTGTCCTCCAGCTGCCGCGGGCTGCTCGCGCCGACCAGCGCCGAGGTCACCCTGCCCTGCCGCAGCACCCAGGCGAGCGCCGTCTGGGCCAGCGACTGGCCGCGGGATGCGGCGATCTCGTTCAGGGCGCGCAGCTTGCCGACGAGTTCCTCGGTGACCGCGTCGGAGTTCAGGAAGGGGCTGTCGCTCGCGGCCCGCGAGTCCTCCGGGATGCCGTTCAGGTAGCGGCCGGTCAGCAGGCCCTGCTCCAGCGGGGAGTAGGCGATGGAGCCGACTTCCAGCTCGTCGAGGGCGTCCAGCAGGCCGCTGGTCTCGGGCCGCCGGTCGAGCATGGAGTAGCGCGGCTGGTGGATCAGCAGCGGGGTGCCCAGCTCGGCGAGGATGCGGGCGGCCTCGCGGGTCTGCTCCGGCGAGTAGTTGGAGACGCCGACGTACAGCGCCTTGCCCTGCTGCACCGCCGTGTGCAGGGCGCCCATCGT encodes the following:
- a CDS encoding streptophobe family protein; translated protein: MLAGLVAMEGVAALGLWAAGAADLPDRAFPRVVVATFVTSVGGAVEMSGDAGELAATDAGLTVMPLSVTLTGALVIARGFLRPLRHRAVVGTRELAGWAGRIAVLWLLALLGAGFAARQTFEVSLGEGLLSDLGDLFGVRPTVGFTTDVPLTVLFGLLWLAGVLVLALLVSHRAPLPGRLLRLRTSVRPAAYAMVALLLAYVVVGVVVALVVAATRDRPADTFAVLLLGLPNLAWPALTIGLGATWNGRVEGPFGLPMPRVLDEVLRTPDVSTVNVGTLAEHDGRMWWLLVAAAVLVLSAGFLMASRCPARLPAWLHAVRMAVALALTVLMIGLVGRVSAHYGLSVLGIGDLGGGLAGQVFLRPRLWGAVGLALLWGLVAGFLGALLARWVGGRSRRVRH
- a CDS encoding nuclear transport factor 2 family protein, whose translation is MSAPTRRYEDAVARYFEAWNAGPDAVAKAVAAAWTEDGGYTDPLADVRGHDGIAAVIAAAHEQFPGFSFRLLGPVDGHHDTARFSWELVSDAEEGGAPVAGFDVITLDGEDRIRSVFGFLDRVPAGA
- the mgrA gene encoding L-glyceraldehyde 3-phosphate reductase, yielding MYTAHPDRYAEMPYRRTGRSGLKLPALSLGLWHNFGPDRPVETQRAILRRAFDLGVTHFDLANNYGPPPGSAESALGEALKADFAPYRDELVISTKAGYLMWPGPYGEWGSRKNLLSSLDQSLSRMGLEYVDIFYSHRPDPETPLEETMGALHTAVQQGKALYVGVSNYSPEQTREAARILAELGTPLLIHQPRYSMLDRRPETSGLLDALDELEVGSIAYSPLEQGLLTGRYLNGIPEDSRAASDSPFLNSDAVTEELVGKLRALNEIAASRGQSLAQTALAWVLRQGRVTSALVGASSPRQLEDSVAAIGNLNFDADELARIDKIVQG